The Bos indicus isolate NIAB-ARS_2022 breed Sahiwal x Tharparkar chromosome X, NIAB-ARS_B.indTharparkar_mat_pri_1.0, whole genome shotgun sequence genome has a window encoding:
- the LOC109555558 gene encoding melanoma-associated antigen B5-like: MPRRQNHKLCIREKCHQARYELQSHRGVQPAAVMEELPSTSSHLEDNSQSSSATVSNSTFQGSSEAPSTTSTFSTTSDTTSDEEDTSQDEEDSRSSDVSSSTENTYSDTLNSMTSLLEEFLLHKYKMKQPIMKEDMLMIIHPKYHNRFAEILKTASEHIEAVFAVDLKEVDSTIHSYDLVSKLNLPNNGRVWDGRGLPKTGLLMTVLGVIFVKGNCAAEEDIWKFLNMMRVYAGRKHFIYGEPRKLITKDFVTMKYLEYRQVANSDPPCYEFLWGPRAHVETSKMKVLEFLAKVNDTVPGAFSSQYEEALRDEEERARATVPARPGTTLTSRHVPWPGPAASPTPTEDQDF; this comes from the coding sequence ATGCCTCGGCGTCAGAATCATAAGCTCTGCATCCGTGAGAAATGCCACCAGGCCCGATATGAGCTCCAGAGTCACAGGGGTGTTCAGCCCGCTGCAGTAATGGAAGAGCTTCCCTCTACCTCTTCTCATTTAGAAGATAATTCACAGAGCTCCTCAGCTACTGTGTCAAATAGCACTTTCCAGGGGTCTTCGGAAGCCCCATCTACTACCAGCACTTTTTCAACTACTTCTGACACAACATCTGATGAAGAAGATACCAGTCAAGATGAGGAAGATTCACGTTCCTCCGATGTCTCATCTTCTACTGAGAACACCTACAGTGATACTCTGAACAGCATGACAAGTTTGTTGGAAGAGTTCCTTCTGcataaatacaaaatgaagcagcccATCATGAAGGAAGACATGCTGATGATTATCCACCCAAAATACCATAACCGATTTGCCGAGATTCTCAAGACAGCCTCTGAACACATCGAGGCTGTCTTTGCAGTTGACTTGAAGGAAGTTGATTCAACCATCCACTCCTATGACCTTGTCAGCAAACTGAACCTGCCCAACAATGGGAGAGTGTGGGATGGTAGGGGCTTACCTAAGACTGGTCTCTTGATGACAGTTCTGGGTGTGATCTTCGTGAAGGGCAACTGTGCTGCTGAGgaagacatctggaagttcttgaatATGATGCGAGTATATGCTGGGAGAAAACACTTCATCTATGGAGAGCCCAGGAAGCTCATCACCAAAGACTTTGTGACGATGAAGTACCTGGAGTACCGCCAAGTTGCCAACAGCGATCCTCCATGTTATGAGTTCCTGTGGGGCCCACGAGCCCATGTGGAAACCAGCAAAATGAAAGTCTTGGAATTTTTGGCAAAAGTCAATGATACGGTCCCCGGTGCCTTCTCATCACAATATGAAGAAGCTTTGCGAGATGAGGAAGAGAGAGCTCGAGCCACAGTTCCAGCCAGGCCTGGCACCACTCTCACTTCCAGGCATGTTCCATGGCCAGGTCCAGCTGCTTCTCCTACCCCTACTGAAGaccaagacttttaa